In one Nocardioides sp. NBC_00368 genomic region, the following are encoded:
- a CDS encoding acyl-CoA thioesterase: MAQADERPFSTRSLVERLQVRELADDEFVGDAPVGYHSRVYGGHILAQALASAARTVPGDRPVLSLHAYFLRPGDPSADLRYGVGRMRDGRSISARAVDVVQGTRVLASVRAAFMRVGAEEPTHEPMPAVPGPEELPPLHVRRGVPGAAPDGFNWVPDAEWARSSRPLDIRYVEPGSAADRRCFWFRSEAGARTATEDNVVLAFASDRSLLPTILHARGELRRHDHIPVASVDHAMWFHASVPAGEWCLYVQESEFGSSGLGLARGKIYASTGALVASVVQQGILSRPSV; the protein is encoded by the coding sequence ATGGCCCAAGCTGATGAGCGGCCGTTCTCGACGAGGTCGCTCGTCGAACGTCTGCAGGTGCGAGAGCTCGCCGACGACGAATTCGTCGGCGATGCCCCGGTCGGGTATCACTCCCGTGTCTACGGCGGGCACATTCTCGCTCAGGCGCTGGCCTCGGCCGCACGTACTGTTCCCGGCGACCGGCCCGTGTTGTCCCTGCATGCCTACTTCCTGCGTCCGGGGGATCCGTCCGCGGACCTGCGGTATGGGGTCGGCCGGATGCGGGACGGACGCTCGATCTCTGCCCGCGCGGTGGACGTGGTCCAGGGTACGAGGGTCCTCGCCTCTGTTCGCGCCGCGTTCATGCGCGTAGGGGCCGAGGAGCCGACGCACGAGCCGATGCCGGCCGTTCCGGGCCCCGAGGAGCTCCCGCCGCTCCATGTGCGGCGAGGTGTGCCGGGTGCGGCCCCTGACGGCTTCAACTGGGTGCCCGATGCCGAGTGGGCGCGTAGTTCGCGACCTCTCGACATCCGCTACGTCGAACCTGGCTCCGCCGCCGACCGACGCTGCTTCTGGTTTCGGTCCGAAGCGGGCGCTCGGACGGCTACCGAGGACAACGTCGTGCTCGCGTTCGCCTCGGATCGCTCGCTGCTTCCGACGATCCTGCACGCGCGAGGTGAGCTCAGGCGCCACGATCACATCCCCGTGGCCAGCGTCGACCACGCCATGTGGTTCCACGCCAGTGTGCCTGCAGGGGAGTGGTGTCTCTATGTCCAGGAGAGCGAGTTCGGCTCGTCGGGGCTCGGGCTGGCCCGTGGGAAGATCTACGCCTCGACCGGTGCGTTGGTCGCGTCAGTGGTTCAGCAGGGCATCTTGTCGAGGCCGAGCGTCTGA